ACGATCGTAGAGGAATACCAGCTTGATGCCGTTACAGGCCTATCAGGAAGCGGACCTGCCTATATTTATTACCTTGTCGAAGCGATGGAAAAAAGCGCGGCTGAAATCGGTCTCGAAAAGCAGACAGCAAAGCAGCTGATTATCCAGACGCTGCTGGGCGCAGCTGAGATGCTCACGCAGTCTGATAAGGAGCCAGCCCAGCTCCGTTTTGAAGTGACCAGCCCGGGAGGCACGACTGAAGCAGGCATCACCATTCTCGAGCAGCATGGCGTCCAATCAGCATTCGTATCCTGCATCAAGGAAGCCACCGCTCAATCAAAAAGGCTGGGCCACCTACTTGGCGATCAACTGGCAGCTGCAAACCGCCCGCTATAAAAATTGCAAAAGTGTCCCCTGTTTCTCTACAATGGAGAAAAACAACAGGGACGTGTACATGGTGATCCTAACCTTACTGTCTTTAACATTGCTCATTTGGATTTTAGCGACAATCGATGCCTTGATTGGTTTCAGGAAAATGGATCCACTCGAAAAGGCCGAGGCTGTTGAGCAAGGACAAAAGCTCAGCGTGATCGTGGCTGCCAGGAATGAAGAAGAACATATTTTACAAAGCGTTCGCACGCAGCTGAACCAAACCTACAAAAACACCGAGTGGCTCCTGGTCAATGACCGCTCCGAAGATGGCACCGGAAGTGTGATGGAAAGCTTGAAAAGTTTCGATTCAAGAATCAAAGTAATCCACATCGAAAGTTTGCCAGAAGGGTGGCTTGGCAAGAACCACGCACTCTATAAAGGCTATAAGCATGCGACAGGGAACCTTATCTTATTTACAGACGCTGATGTCTTGTATCATCCTGAGGCTTTTTCAAAAGCGGTTGGCTATTTCGAGAAACATAGCCTTGATCATTTGACTGCTGCTCCAAATCTTAGCGCAAAGCCCTTTTGGCTGAAGGCCTTTGTTGCCTTCTTCTTATTTGGCTTTTCCTATTACAAGAGACCATGGCTCGGCAATAATCCACGTTCGAAAACGGGAGTCGGCATCGGCGCATTCAATATGATCACCCGGTCGGCCTATGAAAAAGTCGGCACACATGAATATATAAAGATGCGGCCTGATGATGATTTGCAGCTGGGAATGATGGTAAAGCGGCTGGGTCTCAAGCAGCGGATCGTCACCGCCATGACGCTCATTGAAGTAGAATGGTACCAGAGCCTGAGTGAAGCATTAGGAGGCCTGGAGAAGAACACCTTCGCCGGCCTACACTACAGGATCAGCATGGTACTCTTCTCAGTATTCGGTGTCTTTGTATCCCAAGTCGTTCCTTTTTTCACTCTTTTTTCGAAAAATCAGGCTGTGGCTATTTTAAGTGCTGTTAATCTCGTATTCCTGGCTTTTCTTTATGTGATGGTCACAAAGAAGATGACTCGATTTTCACCATGGCTGTTCTTTGTCCTTCCGTTCACTGCCCTGCTGTTCATTTTCTCCATCCTGAGAGCCAGCTACCTGACTATTAAAAGAGGCGGCATCATCTGGCGCGGAACGAAATATACCCTGGCTGAATTAAGAAAAAACACATTGCGGTGAGTACAATTTTTCCTTTCCTGATTAAGCCCTGTTATACTTAAAATATATTTTGGTTAACGAAATAAAAGGAGGCTTCTGGATTGGAAAAGAAATTATTTTCCCCTTATAAAATCAAGGATTTAACACTGAAAAACAGGATTGTCATGGCTCCGATGTGTATGTACTCATGTGAAAAAGAAGATGGGATCGTCACAGACTTTCATATCGCACACTATGTGAGCCGTGCTGTCGGCCAGGTGGGATTGGTCATTCTCGAAGCAACTGCCGTCACACCGCAGGGCCGGATTTCGCATCAGGACCTGGGAATCTGGAACGATGAGCATGTGCCCGGCCTGACAAAATTGACTCAACAAATCAAGCAGAGCGGTGCTGCAGCAGGAATCCAGCTTGCACACGCCGGCCGAAAAGCCGCATTGCGTGATGAAATCATCGCTCCTTCTGCTTTAGCATTTGATGAAAAGTATAAGGAACCAAAGGCAATGACGGTTGAAGAAATCAAGGAAACTGTCGAGGCGTTCAGGCTGGCTGCTGAGAGGTCAAAACGTGCTGGTTTCGATGTGATCGAAATCCATGCTGCACATGGCTATTTGATCAACCAGTTCCTCTCCCCGCTTACGAACAAACGCGAAGATGAATACGGCGGCACTGCCGAGAACCGCTTCCGCTTCCTTCGGGAAGTCCTTGAAGAGGTAAAAACAGTTTGGGATGGACCTCTGTTTGTCAGGGTTTCTGC
The window above is part of the Mesobacillus jeotgali genome. Proteins encoded here:
- the namA gene encoding NADPH dehydrogenase NamA codes for the protein MEKKLFSPYKIKDLTLKNRIVMAPMCMYSCEKEDGIVTDFHIAHYVSRAVGQVGLVILEATAVTPQGRISHQDLGIWNDEHVPGLTKLTQQIKQSGAAAGIQLAHAGRKAALRDEIIAPSALAFDEKYKEPKAMTVEEIKETVEAFRLAAERSKRAGFDVIEIHAAHGYLINQFLSPLTNKREDEYGGTAENRFRFLREVLEEVKTVWDGPLFVRVSASDYHEEGLTVDDYVSIGASLKELGVDLIDVSSGAVVPARIHAYPGYQVKFAEKIKHEADVATGAVGLITTGIQAEEILQNERADLIFIARELLRDPYWPRTAAKELGTSIESPKQYERGWIF
- a CDS encoding glycosyltransferase family 2 protein, which produces MVILTLLSLTLLIWILATIDALIGFRKMDPLEKAEAVEQGQKLSVIVAARNEEEHILQSVRTQLNQTYKNTEWLLVNDRSEDGTGSVMESLKSFDSRIKVIHIESLPEGWLGKNHALYKGYKHATGNLILFTDADVLYHPEAFSKAVGYFEKHSLDHLTAAPNLSAKPFWLKAFVAFFLFGFSYYKRPWLGNNPRSKTGVGIGAFNMITRSAYEKVGTHEYIKMRPDDDLQLGMMVKRLGLKQRIVTAMTLIEVEWYQSLSEALGGLEKNTFAGLHYRISMVLFSVFGVFVSQVVPFFTLFSKNQAVAILSAVNLVFLAFLYVMVTKKMTRFSPWLFFVLPFTALLFIFSILRASYLTIKRGGIIWRGTKYTLAELRKNTLR